TCAGTGATGATGCAAGGAAACTTATGTCTAAATTTTTTCCGGGTCCTTTGACTCTTATAATGAAAAAATCTTCAAAAGTTCCAAACAGCGTATCTAACGGACTTGATACTGTAGGTATAAGGATGCCGAGCGATAAGGAAGCCAATGGTTTCATTAAGGCGTGCGGTGTCCCCATTGCGGCACCCAGTGCAAATATTTCAAAAAGACCTAGCATTACAAATAAAAAATATCTTGTAGAGGAGTTATCGGGCAAGGTAGATATGATACTTTGTTCAAAAAATTCTTCAATAGGACTCGAGTCTACGGTTTTGGATGTTTCGTCAGATAAAGTGAAACTTTTAAGGCCGGGAAAAATAAGTGCTGAGGATATTGAAAAAGTCATAGGTAAGAAAGTTTATGGATACAATGGTGAAGATGCACTTTTACCTAAATCTCCCGGAATGAAATACGAGCATTATAAACCAAAGACAAAGGTAGTCGTGCTTAATGGAAATGATAAGAGTATAATCAATTATTTAAACGATATAAAAGCAGATGATGCCGGCTTTATCGGGCTGGATAATATTACTCAAAAGATTGGTAATAAAAAAATCAAATTAAAATCTTTTGGTAAAGATATAAGTGACGCAAGCAGAAATCTTTATTATCTGCTTAGAGAGATGGATAGTGAGAATTTGGATATTATCTATGTTCAGGCTATGGACAGTAGAGGGATAGGTCTTGCGTATATGAACAGGCTTTTAAAGGCTGCTTCGGGGGATATTATACACCTGTAAGGCTCTGCCTTACAATCCGCCAAGTTTTGTCCGAAGCAACAAAACTTGGATGTAAATGCTTCCGCTGGGCGCGGAGCCTTTGCGCACTTAAATCTTCTAAAAATTCTTACCCAGCATTTTTGAAGTAAGTGCTACCCCATCCCCATTGAATTGATAGTTATATGATTTATTTATAAAATCTACTTTGAATTTAAATCGGGAATTAAAAGAGCTTTATAAAAGGGTTTTCTTATAGTATGATTATGGCTGTATATTATTTTAAATCAATGCTGATTTAAATGTAAGTATAGGTTTCAGTATATATATTAAAACTTGATTATTATGTTAAAAACTGTTATGCAGTTTATATAAATACACTAAAAAAAGGAGTAAATAAAATGAAAATAGTAATTGCTAGTGACCACGGTGGTTATGAATTAAAACAATTTTTAATCGAAACATTTAAAAAAGAAGGATATGATTTCGTAGACTACGGTACGAATTCCGAAGAAAGTGTTGATTATCCGGATTATGCTATAAAAACATGTGAAGATGTTGCGGCAGGTAAATTTGACAGAGGTATTTTGATTTGCGGTACAGGTATCGGTATAAGTATCGCGGCAAATAAGGTTAAAGGTATCAGAGCTGCTCACTGTACTGACTGCTTCTCTGCAAAGATGTGTAAACAGCACAATAATGCCAATGTTATCGTACTTGGCGGTAGGATAACAGGTCCCGAACTTGCTGCCGAAATTCTTAGAACGTACTTAAACGAAAAAGAATTTTTAGGTGGAAGACATGAAAACAGAGTAAATAAAATAAAAGCATACGAAGAAAAAGTATATAAATAGTAAGGAATAGAAATAATGAATAATGTAGATAGTAGACCTTCATGGGATGAATATTTCATGGAAATGCTGGAAGTCGTTAAAACTCGTTCCACTTGTATAAGAAGACATGTGGGTGCGATAATCGTAAAAGACCATAAGATAATTTCAACAGGTTACAACGGCGCTCCGAAAGGTCTTGCTCACTGCACAAAAGATACTTGTGTGAGACTTAAATATAACATTAAAAGCGGAGAAAGACATGAGCTATGCAGGGCAACACATGCCGAGCAGAATGCTATCATTTCTGCGGCAACCATGGGAGTAAGTGTCGAGGGAGCGGATATTTATATAACCGACTCGCCATGTATCCTCTGCTCAAAAATGCTTATTAATGCAGGTATCAAAAGAATTATTTATAAAGGAAGCTATCCCGATGAATTTAGTTTGGAACTATTAAATGAAGCGGGGATAGAAGTTATCAAATATGACACAGAGGGATAAAAATAATGAAATGTCGGATATTGCAAAGGCGGTATCGATAATATTACAGCTGGGACTTACCATGGTAGTGACGATTTTGTTATGCCTGTTCTTCGGTAAGTTTTTGGATAATAAGTTTCATAAAGACAATTTATGGACTTTGATATTTTTATTTCTTGGTGTATGTGCGGCTCTTAGAAATATGTACTATATAATAAAGAGCTTCATAAATGATAAATAAGATAGATAATATATCCCGCCTTTTTAGGCGGGAAGAAAATAAAAGGCAATATAAAAAATACATAAATGAGGTTTAAAAATGGTAAATAAGACAGATGACAATTTAACGGTCGAAGAGCTTTATAAAGAACAGCTGGACATATGCAAATATACTGTATTTTTAAATTTAATTTTTGTTGTTTTAGTATTGCTTTTTAAATTTGATAGGAGTATAATCCTAGGAATAATGGCGGGATGTATAACTGCGATAGCCTTTCATTTATGGCTGTTTCAGGACCTTAGGACCGCTATAAAGCTGGATAAGGAGCAGGCAGTAAACTATGCCAATATTCATTCTTTAATAAGGAAATTGCTTCTTATCATTGTAATAGTTTTTCTTGTTGCTAACAAGTGGATTAAAGTAAATGCGGTGGGACTTATAATAGGTCTTTTATCACTTAGAGTGGTACTGTATTTATATAATCTTAGAACTGTAAAAAACAAGTAATTTAAAAACGGAGAAGAAAAAAATGGGTATAACTATAAGCACAGTTAATGAAGTTTTTAAAATCGGAAATATCCCCATATCCAATACTATCATTTGGACTGTTTTTGTTCTTGCTCTTACCTTTGCGATCTTGATGTTCCTAAAAAAGGATTTACAGATAAGACCGACAACAAAAAGACAGGTTATTGCGGAAACACTGGTTACTTCAACAAGAGATTTTGTAAGTAATACCATGGGTAAAAAGAATGTTGGTTTTTCACCGTATTTCTTTTCTCTTGCGGCATTTTTATTGATATCCAATCTGAGCGGGTTTGTCTTTTTAAATATAGTAAGACCTCCTACAGCGGATGCGGCAACGACACTTACCTTGGGTTTTCTTACATTTATATTGACTCAATTTTTTGCAATCAAATCCAAAGGTGTAAAGAAGTATATAAAATCGTTCTTTGAACCGATATTTATCCTTCTTCCCATAAATATTATAGGAGAAATCGCAAATCCTGTTTCACTTGGATTTCGTTTGTTCGGTAATATCACCGGGGGTATGATAATCTTGACATTGGCTTACTCGATCTTTTTAGGTTCGACTACAGCGGCAATGTTTACCTTTATTACGACTTTATTACTTTGTATATATATGAAATTTGGCAAACCAAATAAATTTACTCAGAATAAATTTGTAAAGACCATTGCGATTTTATTACTGATACCATCATTCTTCCTAGCATTCTGTCACGGATATTTTGACTTGTTTGCGGGGATTTTACAAACATTCATTTTCTGTATGCTGTCAATGGTATTCATATCATCTGCAATGGATGAATAATAAGTCTTTACCCGACTTTTAGCCGGATAAAAAATAAATAAAAAAACAAAACACACACTTTATTCAAGGAGGAAATAATAATGAATATTTCAGGAAGTGATTTAATTTTAGCATTCTCAGCACTAGGTGCAGGTCTTGCAATGATAGGTGCATTAGGTACCGGTGTAGGTCAAGGTAATGCTACAGGTAAGGCTTGTGAATCAGTAGCCAGACAACCTGAAGCTGAAGGAACAATTTTAAGAACATTACTTGTCGGTTGTGCGGTTGCGGAAACATCAGCTATTTACTGTTTGGTTATCGCTTTAATCTTATTATTTGTTAAACCTTTTAGCTAAGATACAGTAATGAACAATAATATTAAGGTGGTGATTTTATGTTAGCCGGATCATTGATAAACTTTTCAACAGAAATGCTTTACCAAATGTTAATTCAGGGCGCTATCTTTTTACTGTTCTTTATCTTGGTTAAGAAATTCTTTTATGAAAAAGTCATTGAAATAGTCGATAAAAGACAGGATATGATAACAGAAGAGTTTGATAAAGCTGAAGGAGAAAAGGCTAAGGCTGATTCTCTTAGAGAAGAGTATGAAGAAAAAGTTAAGAGTATAAATGAAGAGGCTTTAACTATTACTAATAATGCAACCAAGGAAGCTAAGGAAATAAAAGAAAATATCATTTCCGAGGCTAACGAAGAAGCAAGAAGAATAAAAGCTAAGTCCAAGAAAGATATCGAAAATGCCAGAGAGACTGCAATGAAAGAAATGAAAGACAGTATCATCGACATATCTTTTGATATCACAAGTAAAGTACTTGATACAAAGCTTGACAAAAATGCAGATGAAGCTTTAGTCAAAAAGGCTATCGAAAGTCTGGATGAGGTAAGTTATGAGTAGTGCTTCTTACAGGTATGCATATTCTTTGTCTGAATTATGTATAGAAGAAAATATGATGGAAGTTGTATATAAAGAGTTCACGGATTTTTACGAACTGCTGAATAAAAGTGAAGAGTTATATACACTGCTGTCTGACGAAACTTTTAAAAAAGAAGATAAAAAAAGAGTAATAGATAATGTCTTTGATAAAGACGATAATATAATGCTTAAGAATTTTCTGTTCTTATTGGTTGATAAAAACAGGATAGGCGAGATTAAGCTCATATATTTGGATTTTAAAAATTTATACTTAGAACATAGCGGCATTTTAAACGTAGAAGTTAAGAGTGCCAATGAATTAAGTGAAGAACTTATTGGCAGTTTAAAAAATAAACTTTCGGATAAATTTAACAAAAAAATAATATTATCTAAAAGCGTCGATAAAAATATTATCGGCGGGATGATCCTTTATATAAACGGGAAAATGATAGATTTATCTGTAAAGAACGAACTGGATATGATTAAAAGACAGTTGAAAGAAACAAAGATAGTTTAAAGAAGGGAAATAAAAATGAATTTAAAACCCGAAGAAATCAGTAGAATAATTAAAGAGCAGATAAAAAACTATGATAAAAAAATAGAAACTACATCTGTGGGAACTATTTTAAGCGTTGGTGACGGTATCGCCAGGGTTCATGGTTTAGACGGCGCAATGATGGGTGAGCTTATTTTGTTCCCGGGTGATGTTTATGGAATGGTTTTGAACTTGGAAGAAGATAACGTAGGTTGTGTTCTTTTGGGTGATGATACTGATATAGTTGAAGGCGACACTGTTAAATGTACAGGCAAGATAATGAGTGTTCCCGTTGGAGACGGAGTCATAGGAAGAGTTGTAAATGCTCTCGGCGAACCAATCGACGGAAAAGGAAGTATCGTAGCCGAAGAATACAGAAAAGCCGATGTGAAAGCAAGCGGTGTTATAGACAGAAAAAGCGTTACGATTCCATTACAAACCGGATATAAGGCTATTGACTCTCTTATTCCTATAGGAAGAGGTCAAAGAGAGCTTATCATTGGAGACAGACAAACCGGTAAAACAGCTTTAGCGGTTGATACTATTTTAAATCAAAAAGGCGAAGATGTACTTTGCGTGTATGTTGCAATAGGTCAAAAAGCAAGTACCGTTGCTCAAATAGTAGGTACTTTGGAAGAATACGGAGCCATGGATTATACTACCGTAGTATGTGCTACGGCAAGTGAAATGGCGCCTCTTCAATATCTTGCACCTTATTCAGGATGTGCCATCGCAGAGTATTTCATGGATAAAGGCAAGGATGTACTGATAGTTTATGATGATTTAAGTAAACATGCGGTGGCTTACCGTTCAATGACTTTACTTCTTCGTAGACCACCGGGAAGAGAAGCTTATCCGGGGGATGTATTCTATTTGCATTCAAGACTGCTTGAAAGAGCTGCAAGGCTTGAAAAAGGCGGTTCTATAACCGCACTTCCTATAATCGAAACACAAGCGGGAGATATCTCCGCATATATCCCGACTAATGTAATTTCCATTACGGACGGACAGATCTTCCTTGAAACGGAACTTTTCAATGCAGGTGTTCGTCCTGCCGTTAATCCGGGTATTTCGGTTTCCAGAGTTGGCGGTTCCGCTCAGATAAGTACCATGAAAAAAGTAGGCGGCCCTCTAAGAATAGAATATGCACAGTACAGAGAACTTGCATCCTTTGCACAGTTCGGTTCTGACTTGGATAAATCCACGAAAGCGAGCCTTGAAAAAGGTAAAAGAATCGTGGAAATGTTAAAACAAGAGCAGTACTCTCCTATGAAAGTAGAAGAACAGGTTCTTGTTATATATGCGGTTACAAACAACTTCTTGAAAGAAATCGAAGTTGATGAAATGAAAGAATTTGAAAAGGGATTGATCGAACATGCACATTCAAATTCACCTTCCACTCTTGATAAAATCAAGACTGCCAAGGGATTTGATGACGAGCTTGTCGAAGAAATCTCCAAACTAATAAACGACTACAAAAGTATATTTTTAAGTGGTCGAGAATAAGGAGCTAAGTTATGGCTGAAAATATGGCAGACATTAAAAGAAGAATGAAAAGTGTCTCGAGTACAAAGCAGATAACTAAAGCTATGGAACTGGTAGCGAGCTCTAAACTAAGAAAAGCCAAAGAAAGAGCTATTTGCAGAAGTCATTATACCGATGCGACTTATCAGCTCATGCTCAGAGTCGCAAAATATACTTCATATATAAACAACATTTACTTTAAAGACAGAGAAAATGCAGATAAGACTATATATGTTGTTTTAAGCGGTGATAAAGGACTTGCCGGCGGATTTAATACTAATGTTATCAAGCAGGCGGTAAGTGAAATCGGAGATGAAAAAGAGAAAGCCGTTATTTTTGCACTTGG
The DNA window shown above is from Anaerofustis stercorihominis DSM 17244 and carries:
- a CDS encoding L-threonylcarbamoyladenylate synthase, producing METKIYDLTKDDNLTEIFSDAASVINAGGTVVFPTETVYGLGANAYDDEAVKKIFKAKNRPSDNPLIVHISDLDMIDDLVTCISDDARKLMSKFFPGPLTLIMKKSSKVPNSVSNGLDTVGIRMPSDKEANGFIKACGVPIAAPSANISKRPSITNKKYLVEELSGKVDMILCSKNSSIGLESTVLDVSSDKVKLLRPGKISAEDIEKVIGKKVYGYNGEDALLPKSPGMKYEHYKPKTKVVVLNGNDKSIINYLNDIKADDAGFIGLDNITQKIGNKKIKLKSFGKDISDASRNLYYLLREMDSENLDIIYVQAMDSRGIGLAYMNRLLKAASGDIIHL
- the rpiB gene encoding ribose 5-phosphate isomerase B; its protein translation is MKIVIASDHGGYELKQFLIETFKKEGYDFVDYGTNSEESVDYPDYAIKTCEDVAAGKFDRGILICGTGIGISIAANKVKGIRAAHCTDCFSAKMCKQHNNANVIVLGGRITGPELAAEILRTYLNEKEFLGGRHENRVNKIKAYEEKVYK
- a CDS encoding deoxycytidylate deaminase → MNNVDSRPSWDEYFMEMLEVVKTRSTCIRRHVGAIIVKDHKIISTGYNGAPKGLAHCTKDTCVRLKYNIKSGERHELCRATHAEQNAIISAATMGVSVEGADIYITDSPCILCSKMLINAGIKRIIYKGSYPDEFSLELLNEAGIEVIKYDTEG
- a CDS encoding AtpZ/AtpI family protein, translated to MTQRDKNNEMSDIAKAVSIILQLGLTMVVTILLCLFFGKFLDNKFHKDNLWTLIFLFLGVCAALRNMYYIIKSFINDK
- a CDS encoding ATP synthase subunit I translates to MVNKTDDNLTVEELYKEQLDICKYTVFLNLIFVVLVLLFKFDRSIILGIMAGCITAIAFHLWLFQDLRTAIKLDKEQAVNYANIHSLIRKLLLIIVIVFLVANKWIKVNAVGLIIGLLSLRVVLYLYNLRTVKNK
- a CDS encoding F0F1 ATP synthase subunit A, translating into MGITISTVNEVFKIGNIPISNTIIWTVFVLALTFAILMFLKKDLQIRPTTKRQVIAETLVTSTRDFVSNTMGKKNVGFSPYFFSLAAFLLISNLSGFVFLNIVRPPTADAATTLTLGFLTFILTQFFAIKSKGVKKYIKSFFEPIFILLPINIIGEIANPVSLGFRLFGNITGGMIILTLAYSIFLGSTTAAMFTFITTLLLCIYMKFGKPNKFTQNKFVKTIAILLLIPSFFLAFCHGYFDLFAGILQTFIFCMLSMVFISSAMDE
- the atpE gene encoding ATP synthase F0 subunit C, whose protein sequence is MNISGSDLILAFSALGAGLAMIGALGTGVGQGNATGKACESVARQPEAEGTILRTLLVGCAVAETSAIYCLVIALILLFVKPFS
- the atpF gene encoding F0F1 ATP synthase subunit B; protein product: MLAGSLINFSTEMLYQMLIQGAIFLLFFILVKKFFYEKVIEIVDKRQDMITEEFDKAEGEKAKADSLREEYEEKVKSINEEALTITNNATKEAKEIKENIISEANEEARRIKAKSKKDIENARETAMKEMKDSIIDISFDITSKVLDTKLDKNADEALVKKAIESLDEVSYE
- the atpH gene encoding ATP synthase F1 subunit delta; the encoded protein is MSSASYRYAYSLSELCIEENMMEVVYKEFTDFYELLNKSEELYTLLSDETFKKEDKKRVIDNVFDKDDNIMLKNFLFLLVDKNRIGEIKLIYLDFKNLYLEHSGILNVEVKSANELSEELIGSLKNKLSDKFNKKIILSKSVDKNIIGGMILYINGKMIDLSVKNELDMIKRQLKETKIV
- the atpA gene encoding F0F1 ATP synthase subunit alpha, translated to MNLKPEEISRIIKEQIKNYDKKIETTSVGTILSVGDGIARVHGLDGAMMGELILFPGDVYGMVLNLEEDNVGCVLLGDDTDIVEGDTVKCTGKIMSVPVGDGVIGRVVNALGEPIDGKGSIVAEEYRKADVKASGVIDRKSVTIPLQTGYKAIDSLIPIGRGQRELIIGDRQTGKTALAVDTILNQKGEDVLCVYVAIGQKASTVAQIVGTLEEYGAMDYTTVVCATASEMAPLQYLAPYSGCAIAEYFMDKGKDVLIVYDDLSKHAVAYRSMTLLLRRPPGREAYPGDVFYLHSRLLERAARLEKGGSITALPIIETQAGDISAYIPTNVISITDGQIFLETELFNAGVRPAVNPGISVSRVGGSAQISTMKKVGGPLRIEYAQYRELASFAQFGSDLDKSTKASLEKGKRIVEMLKQEQYSPMKVEEQVLVIYAVTNNFLKEIEVDEMKEFEKGLIEHAHSNSPSTLDKIKTAKGFDDELVEEISKLINDYKSIFLSGRE